Proteins encoded together in one Juglans regia cultivar Chandler chromosome 9, Walnut 2.0, whole genome shotgun sequence window:
- the LOC108992830 gene encoding proton pump-interactor 1-like: MAVEVVGFEMVQGPVDTVTEGGTNVLHEKENGKLDQGPGLNEPIKFGSHGDEPIKGEGNGVSDANFPKDAVDEWPAPKQIHYFYFVRCRSYDDPKIKAKIDQADKEIQRKNQARFQITEALKAKRSDRAELISQIRALKDESRQFKAILDEKRKEIEPLQQALGKLRNTNTVGRGSGLCSSEEELNDFIHGLQYRIQHESIPLSEEKQLLREIKQLEATREKVVANAAMRAKIQDSLGQREDIQDQVKLIGGDLDGVRKEKQVLQTKIKQIEDTLTAVDDGINSLSEELKAVIQKRDKAYESIQQLRKQRDEGNACFYQSRTALNKARELAAKKDIKALEELSHSEVENFLSLWSSSKAFREDYEKRILPSLDSRQLSRDGRMRNPDEKPLVVLEEPTFSETQTMAKASVKELKEDSKSTSQVTLPTQKAQKETKNKATHPKSTLEHNKVEDREIPGLEELPKDTFAKDNEVDAAKLKEMKREQEIAKAKQAIERKKKLVEKAAAKAAIKAQKEAEKKLKEREKKAKKKASASALATDPEEPPMEAVSEDAEQEKIDEIVEAPVAAKRKVQMEKVQKGNTIRPRNRSKGPDSVPKVFLKRKKSTNYWIWAAAAAVLVVLFLVLGYYYLF, encoded by the exons ATGGCTGTTGAGGTTGTGGGGTTTGAGATGGTCCAAGGACCAGTGGACACTGTAACAGAAGGAGGCACTAATGTTTTGCATGAGAAGGAGAATGGCAAATTGGATCAGGGGCCAGGGCTTAACGAGCCCATAAAATTTGGTTCACATGGAGATGAACCAATTAAAGGAGAAGGAAATGGTGTTTCTGATGCCAACTTCCCAAAGGATGCGGTTGACGAGTGGCCTGCACCTAAGCAgatccattatttttattttgtcagATGCCGATCATATGAtgacccaaaaataaaagccaAGATTGATCAGGCGGACAAAGAGATTCAGAGGAAAAACCAAGCACGCTTTCAGATAACTGAAGCGCTAAAGGCAAAACGG TCAGATCGAGCAGAGTTGATTTCTCAGATTAGAGCTTTGAAAGATGAGAGCCGGCAGTTTAAGGCAATCTTGgatgagaaaagaaaggagattGAACCTCTGCAACAGGCTCTTGGGAAGCTGCGCAATACAAACACTGTTGGCCGGGGCAGTGGTTTATGTTCATCTGAGGAAGAGCTTAatgatttt ATCCATGGTTTGCAGTACCGCATACAACATGAGAGCATTCCATTGTCTGAGGAAAAACAACTCCTTAGAGAAATTAAACAACTAGAGGCAACGAGGGAAAAAGTTGTTGCAAATGCTGCTATGAGAGCAAAGATACAAGATTCATTGGGTCAGAGAGAAGACATTCAAGACCAGGTTAAA CTCATAGGTGGTGATTTGGATGGAGTAAGAAAGGAGAAACAAGTACTTCAGACCAAAATTAAGCAAATTGAAGACACACTTACAGCAGTGGACGATGGTATTAATTCTTTATCGGAGGAGCTAAAAGCTGTCATCCAAAAGAGGGACAAGGCATATGAAAGCATTCAACAACTCAGAAAACAACGTGATGAAGGG AATGCCTGCTTTTACCAAAGCCGTACAGCCTTGAACAAAGCACGGGAGCTTGCTGCAAAGAAAGATATTAAGGCTCTTGAGGAACTTTCACATTCAGAG gttgaaaattttttgtcCCTATGGAGCAGTAGCAAGGCTTTTAGGGAGGATTATGAGAAAAGAATTTTGCCATCTTTAGATAGTAGACAATTGAGTAGGGATGGACGGATGAGGAACCCAGATGAGAAGCCTTTGGTGGTGTTGGAAGAACCAACATTTTCCGAGACACAGACAATGGCAAAAGCTAGTGTCAAAGAATTAAAGGAAGATTCCAAATCAACTTCACAGGTTACTTTGCCCACACAAAAAGCCcagaaggaaacaaaaaataaagcaacACATCCAAAATCCACCTTGGAGCATAATAAAGTAGAAGACAGAGAGATCCCTGGGTTAGAAGAGCTGCCAAAGGACACTTTTGCCAAAGACAATGAAGTTGATGCGGCTAAGTTGAAGGAGATGAAGAGAGAACAGGAAATTGCGAAAGCCAAACAGGCgatagaaaggaaaaagaagttgGTGGAGAAAGCCGCAGCCAAAGCAGCTATAAAAGCTCAAAAGGAAGCTGAAAAGAAGCTCAag GAGCGTGAgaagaaagcaaagaagaagGCATCAGCATCTGCACTTGCTACTGACCCAGAAGAACCACCTATGGAAGCTGTGTCGGAGGATGCTGAACAAGAAAAGATAGATGAAATTGTTGAAGCTCCAGTTGCAGCAAAGCGGAAGGTACAAATGGAGAAGGTTCAAAAGGGCAATACTATCAGACCCAGGAACAGATCCAAAGGCCCAGATTCTGTACCAAAAGTCTTCCTGAAACGGAAAAAGTCAACCAACTACTGGATAtgggctgctgctgctgctgtgtTGGTTGTGCTGTTTCTAGTGCTTGGATACTACTATCTTTTCTAA
- the LOC108992402 gene encoding protein GRIM REAPER, which yields MACTLLKLTTILSLIMPLIITFLALHSQLAFSNNIEEDDEDQYVLDSPLMANINLRSSRSRFLASVIKKGARCHPITNNVCNGIPANNGTSLLYCCKKHCRNILGDRNNCGRCGRKCKQGQRCCNRICTDITSNENHCGKCHKKCAKGVNCELGFCGYA from the coding sequence ATGGCTTGCACTCTCCTCAAGCTCACGACCATTCTCTCCCTAATCATGCCTCTGATAATAACATTCCTAGCTCTGCACTCTCAGTTAGCTTTCTCAAACAATATCGAAGAAGACGATGAAGATCAGTACGTACTCGACTCTCCATTAATGGCCAATATTAATCTCAGATCATCGAGAAGCAGGTTCTTGGCCAGCGTGATAAAGAAAGGTGCTCGGTGTCATCCCATCACAAACAATGTGTGCAATGGAATACCAGCAAACAACGGGACCAGCCTGCTCTACTGCTGCAAGAAGCATTGCCGGAACATTCTTGGCGATCGGAACAACTGCGGACGATGTGGGAGAAAGTGCAAACAAGGACAGCGTTGCTGCAATAGGATCTGTACCGATATTACTAGCAATGAGAATCATTGTGGCAAATGCCATAAGAAGTGTGCGAAAGGGGTAAACTGCGAGCTGGGATTTTGTGGGTATGCTTGA